The stretch of DNA AATTCTGTTTTACTAATTTCAGTTGTGATGTAGTCAATTTTTCTCCTTGTTGGTTTTTATTCTCTTCATCACCCTCCTCATCTTGCACTACAAAGTCATCGATAATATAATCATCTCCATCTTCATCAGATTCATAAttatcctcttcttcctcctcatcaaCTTCATCACTGCTTGGGCAAGATTCCTTTTCAGAgtcctaattaaattaaaataaatgcttcagtaaatggtgctatTAAAACGGTAAGCATcgatataaaattaaaacattaaatctGACAGCAAAAAAATGATCCATAGTAATTAActtcatattttaaagttaaaaataaataattttgtcatATTAAATGCTGAACTTTTGAAATTATTAAGAAGAATATACCTTGGTTAAGtgatgtaaaatgtttaaaatggacATTAGAATTATAAGaagttaaaaacaagaaagatcatataaaataacaaatagtctttcaattttaaaaaaggatggaCTGAGGCTCATGATAAAACAGTATATTACGTACAATAGTGTAATCAAACATGTTCAAGAatacttgattaaaaaataaattctagaattATTGAGAAATGGAACGGACTCAGcacttttttataaaaattaaatactttaagaaaaaaactgaaaaacaataacaaatccAACAAAATATAACACACCTCAAAATCTCTACCACTACTGCGTCTCTGACGAGATCtttgttttgagagttctttgagcttctgaAGTTTTTCTCGCTTTTGTGCAGCTAATGTTTTTTCAGGAGTCTTTTGCTCCATTTCCACTGAAGAACCTTCATCTTCAACCACTCTACGGGGACGTTTAACACCTACTTTTCTAACTAGGATATCGCTGTCATCACTCTCATCACTGTCACACATCACAGAGgatagcctttttctttttcctcgcTTGATGTCTTCTTCTTCTAAATCATCCTCTATTATTTGTCCAGTTTGTTTGTTGAGATCATTATCCTCTTGACTTAAATGTTTTTCCTGATCATCCTCTATTATTTGTCCAGTTTGTTTGTTGAGATCATTATCCTCTTGACTTAAATGTTTTTCCTGATCTTGTAAGTCAATATTCCTATGTTTGATTTTGTTCGTTTCTTCTTCATATGTTGAACCGTTGCCAGAGTTAATGAGACACTTACTGTCATTTCCTTCACTTTGAATTTTACTTAAGTTGAGCTCTCTTTCACTTCCTGGTGTTTTATTACAATCAGGTCCCTTGTTACTATCAAGCTCTTCATCATTTTCAAAACTTTCATCACTATCAAGCTCTTCATCACTATCAAATTCTTCACTATCAAGCTCTTCATCACTATCAAGTAATTGTGAGATACTACTTCTTTTAGTTCGCCTCCAATCAACTCGAGATTTCTGCTCAGGCACGTGACTCTTAGAATTTCTCCTTGTTTCATGTCTTCTAACATGTATCATTTTCACTTAAGCTTCTATAAAATAAAGTTGTTAGGAATATAACAGTGATAACCAGATTAGAGCAATGAATGCATTTAtggtataaattatatttatttggctttatttaATGGTCCACAAACACAAAATCACATGAAATATCTGAGTGAAGATGGTAGaacattaatttaacaaataatttactGAATGCccatgaaataattatatgaacATCTACTCTGAATTACGTTGTATGTTGTGCTGCAAGGGATACATAGAAAAATCATGGTGCTGTCCTTCAGAAGATTATTATCTATATGTAGAACTAAAATATCTAAAAcatataataattaagaaaatttcaAGGTAATATTTAGTATCAAATGAATAACATAAATAACTGCAAGAGAAGTGGAAAGATGCAGGGAGATCAGTAAGGCAAGTGCTTCACTTTATCTTGAACAGATGTGATCTAATAGCATTCTGAAGGATTCATTGTATTTGAacagaaagaacgaaagaaaaagGGATGTCAGGCAAGTAATATGGTAAGGGCAAACTCTGGCTTTAAGAAAGAAGATGGTATGTTCAGTAAATAAGCATggcttaaaatgtataaaaaagagttttatgctggaaaaaaggagaaaagaatagaaaactgaATGGGATTACCAGGATGACTCACCCTGTAGGCAAAGGATTCTGAATAGAGAAATGATATAAAGTATAAAAGATCAATTTACACGAAGAAAGTTATAAAGTAACAAATGACATAAAGAAGACAGCAGTGAAAAATTGAGAGATAATATATCCACTAAGATTGTAGCCTCTTTATACCTTAGTAAAATGGGAGTGGCTTTCCCCTCAAAGTTAAATACACAATATAACCAATAGAAAACTTAACTAACAATCCAATAATGTAGTTAAGTGAATAAAACAAGTAAGTTCCACGGCAAAGCAGAGCATAGTAttgggaaggaaaacaaaagctgTCAGTTTATCATTTAGAAAAGAATGAATTCCATTAAAATTATCACAAGTATATATTAAAAGAACAATTAGTGACACGTAAGATAActagaaaaaataacatatgtaGTTCTGTGGTTGTTAGGGAATAGAAATATGACAATGTAATGAGACCGACCTCAAACTACATGTTAGAGGTATATATTGAACTGACAGCTATCCCCACCAAAGAAATCACCTTATGAGGCTGATTATTCCAATATTTCCACCACAGCACAGAATATTCCTGGAGTCTTTCTATAAACCACACactataaaaaatctaaaaatatgaaaataatcacACTTCATTTTTTATCCCAAACAGTGACTTTAACACCCACTTCATTCACTTGTCTCGGTTATAAGGACCTGTTAGCAGCTTGCAGAAATGAAATCCAACTTAAGAAGATGAGAATTAACTACcattaaaaatcttcaaaaaatgtGCTGCGAATTCTGAAGGTAATTACAAAAATTCAATGCCAAAAATTTTTTGAGCAATGGGAATCTTACCGGACTATGTTTCCAGCTTTCCAAGAGGATTACTTTTTTCCTATAGATTGTGGAAGAGAGGATACAGCTCATTTAATTGTACAAATTCTGGTATGTTTATACGGCAATAAGACTTTCTGTATAATGGTTAACACCTCATGTAAAATCAGAACGGGGGCTGCCAAAATTATACAGCAGAAATTATAGCGTGTAGGAtgaaatataacttttatttttttaagagataggtcttgtcctgttgtccaggctggagtgcagtggcatgatcatagattactacagccttgaactcctggggctcaagcgataTGTTtcgatttttaaattttttgtagagatggaggtctcactatgtcctgatctcctgacctcaagtgatcctcccaccttggcctcagtgctgggattacaggcatgagccattgcccAAAGTATAACCTTATGTCAGTAATTGCTATAAAATATAATCAGCATTGTAATAGCAATCTAACAAATTCTGGTCAACAGGGCAGTCTGCTATTTGAAATTACCCTTGGGTTGCATCTTACAAAAGGCTTATATTAAAATCAGCAAAGATGAAAATTGTGTGTAGTCAAAattaccctttaaaaaaatctctatatTAAAGTATGGTTTTGTGTACACTATACTGCGTTACAATACGTCCACCCAGTTTCTCCTCCAGGTTTTAAGCAGCTTACTGTTTCTTTGGTTTAGCACCACACGAACTAGGCATCTTACATTTTTAAGCTGTATAGTACAAAAAAGTATTTGTAAACACATAAATTTGCGTAAGCTAAGTGTGCATATGTGCACGTGTAGTATATCACATTGTAATAACAAAGCATGGCTTTCTAATAAACCTGTTTGAATTgggagaaataatgaaaaaacatttatgaaaacaaTGACAAATATGGTTGCAGTAGATACACTAAAGCaaatatggacagtaaagaaCATTAAAGTTAACGATGATTTTTATTAGTACCCAAAAGCAAATTCATATACACTAGATGATTATCTTACAAAACTATAACATGCCCAGAATGTCAGTTATTTATCATGAAACAGGTGATTCCTATGACAATGGTGGAAATGATTAAGAATCACACTATTAAAAACTTATGACTGCACAGTTAAGCCATAAAAGAAACTTTAAGTTTTTAGTgcattttcacattgatttttaaatcctGACAATGATCCTAGAAGGAAGATATCTATTTTTATGTGTAAATATCAAAGCCAAGGACATAGAGTTTAAATGACTTACCGAAGATCACGCAGCTTGTTAGTGACAGAGCAGGGATTAGAAACCGGGTCTCTTGATTCCCCGTCCAGTGCCACACAATGACGGCTGCCAATATCACATTTGTACAAGATAGTAAAAATTAagcctttaaaaatcattatttttatctctcaTTCATGCTGTATTTTAGTTTCAGAAAAATAACGATTAAAATGGTTTAGAGTTTAcaaatatgcttttttaaaaaattatgtaaccGAATTTTACTGCACGAGTTAGGCCAGAAACTTCTGTAAATTATTATCCACCAGGCAAGAAAAGAGTATTTGCAGACTTCCCTCTTATCATCTTATTAATAACACCAATTG from Homo sapiens chromosome 11, GRCh38.p14 Primary Assembly encodes:
- the CCDC82 gene encoding coiled-coil domain-containing protein 82 isoform b (isoform b is encoded by transcript variant 3), giving the protein MIHVRRHETRRNSKSHVPEQKSRVDWRRTKRSSISQLLDSDEELDSEEFDSDEELDSDESFENDEELDSNKGPDCNKTPGSERELNLSKIQSEGNDSKCLINSGNGSTYEEETNKIKHRNIDLQDQEKHLSQEDNDLNKQTGQIIEDDQEKHLSQEDNDLNKQTGQIIEDDLEEEDIKRGKRKRLSSVMCDSDESDDSDILVRKVGVKRPRRVVEDEGSSVEMEQKTPEKTLAAQKREKLQKLKELSKQRSRQRRSSGRDFEDSEKESCPSSDEVDEEEEEDNYESDEDGDDYIIDDFVVQDEEGDEENKNQQGEKLTTSQLKLVKQNSLCKFNIKKMFHELFS
- the CCDC82 gene encoding coiled-coil domain-containing protein 82 isoform a (isoform a is encoded by transcript variant 5), which codes for MIHVRRHETRRNSKSHVPEQKSRVDWRRTKRSSISQLLDSDEELDSEEFDSDEELDSDESFENDEELDSNKGPDCNKTPGSERELNLSKIQSEGNDSKCLINSGNGSTYEEETNKIKHRNIDLQDQEKHLSQEDNDLNKQTGQIIEDDQEKHLSQEDNDLNKQTGQIIEDDLEEEDIKRGKRKRLSSVMCDSDESDDSDILVRKVGVKRPRRVVEDEGSSVEMEQKTPEKTLAAQKREKLQKLKELSKQRSRQRRSSGRDFEDSEKESCPSSDEVDEEEEEDNYESDEDGDDYIIDDFVVQDEEGDEENKNQQGEKLTTSQLKLVKQNSLYSFSDHYTHFERVVKALLINALDESFLGTLYDGTRQKSYAKDMLTSLHYLDNRFVQPRLESLVSRSRWKEQYKERVENYSNVSIHLKNPENCSCQACGLHRYCKYSVHLSGELYNTRTMQIDNFMSHDKQVFTVGRICASRTRIYHKLKHFKFKLYQECCTIAMTEEVEDEQVKETVERIFRRSKENGWIKEKYGQLEEYLNFADYFQEEKFEL
- the CCDC82 gene encoding coiled-coil domain-containing protein 82 isoform X2, coding for MIHVRRHETRRNSKSHVPEQKSRVDWRRTKRSSISQLLDSDEELDSEEFDSDEELDSDESFENDEELDSNKGPDCNKTPGSERELNLSKIQSEGNDSKCLINSGNGSTYEEETNKIKHRNIDLQDQEKHLSQEDNDLNKQTGQIIEDDQEKHLSQEDNDLNKQTGQIIEDDLEEEDIKRGKRKRLSSVMCDSDESDDSDILVRKVGVKRPRRVVEDEGSSVEMEQKTPEKTLAAQKREKLQKLKELSKQRSRQRRSSGRDFEDSEKESCPSSDEVDEEEEEDNYESDEDGDDYIIDDFVVQDEEGDEENKNQQGEKLTTSQLKLVKQNSLYSFSDHYTHFERVVKALLINALDESFLGTLYDGTRQKSYAKDMLTSLHYLDNRFVQPRLESLVSRSRWKEQYKERVENYSNVSIHLKNPENCSCQACGLHRYCKYSVHLSGELYNTRTMQIDNFMSHDKQVFTVGRICASRTRIYHKLKHFKFKLYQECCTIAMTEEVEDEQVKETVERIFRRSKENGWIKENSSCDLRVKKHLVPV
- the CCDC82 gene encoding coiled-coil domain-containing protein 82 isoform c (isoform c is encoded by transcript variant 4), with amino-acid sequence MIHVRRHETRRNSKSHVPEQKSRVDWRRTKRSSISQLLDSDEELDSEEFDSDEELDSDESFENDEELDSNKGPDCNKTPGSERELNLSKIQSEGNDSKCLINSGNGSTYEEETNKIKHRNIDLQDQEKHLSQEDNDLNKQTGQIIEDDLEEEDIKRGKRKRLSSVMCDSDESDDSDILVRKVGVKRPRRVVEDEGSSVEMEQKTPEKTLAAQKREKLQKLKELSKQRSRQRRSSGRDFEDSEKESCPSSDEVDEEEEEDNYESDEDGDDYIIDDFVVQDEEGDEENKNQQGEKLTTSQLKLVKQNSLYSFSDHYTHFERVVKALLINALDESFLGTLYDGTRQKSYAKDMLTSLHYLDNRFVQPRLESLVSRSRWKEQYKERVENYSNVSIHLKNPENCSCQACGLHRYCKYSVHLSGELYNTRTMQIDNFMSHDKQVFTVGRICASRTRIYHKLKHFKFKLYQECCTIAMTEEVEDEQVKETVERIFRRSKENGWIKEKYGQLEEYLNFADYFQEEKFEL